The proteins below come from a single Triticum aestivum cultivar Chinese Spring chromosome 5D, IWGSC CS RefSeq v2.1, whole genome shotgun sequence genomic window:
- the LOC123119523 gene encoding BTB/POZ domain-containing protein At3g50780 produces MEESRPRRAQPAPARIRPVPIAVTPEGFWCCPSPAALHKSLKNPHHHHGHAGGNSHSHSHSKQQRKIPSAPPSVAPSVQNAPSVTGEPGRREAPDEQNAAAAETAADKRQEQAGDAEAQQHKICVGFGQPETSDLTVMLYGKEGIAVRMSVHRDVLCGSSAFFTEKLSDGHVGSPVPCVEIHDCDDAEIYVETVGLMYCDEAKHKLLKQNVSRVLRIMKVAELLGFHACVKSCLDYLEAVPWVGEEEDSVVSSIRHLQSKSYGVSPLLKRVTSDTPYSPTDTLSHIMEMVLKSNDDRGRREMKALVLNLLKDSSRCTDGTSDICSELFYGSCRGCLERLQPLFVEASEAGFPSQVTRQITLETDNILWLVEILVNQRICDDFVVMWASQSELASLHAKLPIASRHTVSSITARLFVGIGRGEMLPSKDTRLLLLQVWLQALIDDYSWLQCSCRSFDRKLVEEGIGQTILTLPLEDQRSILLSWLGRFLKLGDNCPNLQRAFEVWWRRTFVRPYVNQAR; encoded by the exons ATGGAGGAATCGAGGCCGAGGAGGGCGCAGCCGGCGCCGGCGAGGATCCGGCCCGTGCCGATCGCCGTCACGCCGGAGGGCTTCTGGTGTTGCCCCTCGCCGGCCGCGCTGCACAAGAGCCTCAAGAACCCGCATCACCACCACGGCCACGCCGGCGGCAACAGCCACAGCCATAGCCACAGCAAGCAGCAGCGCAAGATCCCGTCGGCGCCCCCGTCCGTGGCGCCCTCCGTGCAGAACGCGCCGTCCGTGACCGGCGAGCCAGGGCGCCGGGAAGCTCCTGACGAGCAGAACGCGGCGGCGGCCGAGACTGCAGCGGATAAGCGGCAGGAGCAGGCCGGCGACGCCGAGGCTCAGCAGCACAAGATCTGCGTTGGGTTCGGGCAGCCTGAGACGAGCGACCTGACGGTGATGCTGTATGGCAAGGAAGGGATTGCTGTCAGGATGAGTGTGCATAGGGATGTTCTCTGCGGAAGCAGCGCTTTCTTCACCGAGAAACTCTCCGACGGCCATGTTGGCTCTCCGGTGCCATGCGTGGAGATCCATGATTGCGACGATGCAGAGATCTATGTGGAGACCGTCGGGCTGATGTACTGCGACGAGGCGAAACACAAGCTGCTCAAGCAGAATGTGTCGCGTGTGCTTCGTATCATGAAG GTCGCTGAATTACTCGGTTTCCATGCTTGTGTCAAGTCATGCTTGGATTATTTGGAAGCAGTTCCTTGGGTCGGTGAGGAAGAAGATAGCGTTGTGTCATCGATACGACATCTTCAGAGCAAGTCTTATGGAGTTAGCCCTTTGCTGAAAAGAGTTACGTCTGACACCCCGTACTCACCAACCGATACTTTATCTCATATTATGGAGATGGTCTTGAAGAGCAATGATGACAGGGGGCGTCGGGAAATGAAGGCCTTAGTTCTGAATCTTCTCAAGGATAGCAGCCGTTGCACGGATGGAACATCAGACATCTGTTCTGAATTATTTTACGGTTCGTGTCGAGGTTGCTTAGAAAGGCTTCAGCCACTCTTTGTGGAAGCATCTGAAGCCGGTTTTCCTTCCCAAGTTACACGCCAAATAACTCTGGAGACTGACAATATCCTCTGGTTGGTTGAGATATTGGTTAACCAACGAATTTGCGATGATTTTGTGGTCATGTGGGCAAGCCAAAGTGAGCTTGCGTCATTACATGCAAAATTGCCTATCGCCTCTCGCCACACAGTTAGCAGTATAACAGCAAGGCTCTTTGTTGGCATTGGAAGAGGAGAAATGCTTCCGTCCAAGGACACTCGTCTTCTCCTCCTGCAAGTCTGGCTGCAAGCACTCATCGATGACTACTCATGGCTACAATGCAGCTGCCGGTCATTTGATAGGAAGCTTGTCGAGGAAGGGATTGGGCAGACAATCCTGACACTTCCTTTGGAAGACCAGCGGTCTATATTACTGTCATGGCTCGGGAGGTTCTTGAAATTAGGCGATAACTGTCCGAATTTGCAGAGGGCATTCGAGGTATGGTGGAGAAGGACTTTCGTCAGACCTTATGTCAACCAAGCAAGGTAA